In the genome of Camelus bactrianus isolate YW-2024 breed Bactrian camel chromosome 18, ASM4877302v1, whole genome shotgun sequence, the window CTGCCTTCTGCCTCCAGGTGCTTTAGGTAGGGGGagaaaaatcagttttgaaaccgccccccccccaatcatgcttatttcagtgtttttaaaaacaagtaagtGTTTGGAAGTTACTGTTCACAGTCATAGGTGCAGTTTGTTGATATTTAAGTAGTAATATGCTAGAATTTATGTTAATGATTTGGGGTAGAAAaggtcttaaaaatttttttaaggaaaaatctaaattttttattttaattttttaacctgAAAATATGGTACTTTTAGAAGAAGAAACCTTTAAAGAAACCCTTATAGAAGGGAGTGTGGTCAAGTTTGTCTCCCTCAAGATATagacccctctccctcccctgcagtGATATGATACCCTCTGGAAATAGTCTCTTAGGTTAATATTTGTACAATATGTAACACTAGTTCTTAAAGTTGATGTGGATAAAAAAGGGTAACTTTGCAATGGAAGAAGCCTGACAAACACCCCCTCAGCTAGTGATCAGGGTGGACGTGAGCCGTAGTAACTGAGGTCGATAGTCCGTGCCCTTGATGAGGGGGGACAAGACGGACACTGGATTTCTGTGGGCTTCCTCCCCAAAACCCCTAACCCCAGTCTTGTCATGAGAAAAGCATCAGACCAATCCCAGTTGAGGAACATTCTACAAACAGCTGACCAGTACTTCTCAGAACTGTCAAGGTCTTCATAAACAGGAAAAGTCTGAGAACCTGTCACAGATCGCAGGACCCTCAAGAGGCAGGACACCTAAATGTAATGTGATATCCTGTATGGACTCtcggaacagaaaaaggacattaggtaaaagctAGGGAAATCTGCATTAAGTGGTGGATTTGGATCAGTACTAGAATTAATAAgaggactttcacacacacacacacacaataccaAAGGCTGAGCCCCATCCAAGACCCAACTGTATGAAAATTACTGGTGTGGCCCCAGGTACCACCCTTTTAGAAAagattttattagattttttaatagtttttatatctttttttgtttctttgtttgggggggttgttttgttttggaggggggcaagtaattaggttaatttactcatttattcaacccaggaccttgtgcgtgctaagcacatgctctgccacggACCCCAACAACCCCCTGAGTGGGAGACCTGGGTTCGAGTCGTGGCTCTAGGACCCAGCTGCTGTATGGTTTTGGGCAAGTCAGTTCACTGCTCTCAGTCTGTTCCTCACCTGTGAAGTCTGGGTCATCCCCATCGTATGGGGTTATCGTGAGGGTTGAAGCAGTACCTGTAAGGGATGTAGGGCTGAGTAGAAACCGTCGTCACTGGATCGCGTCTGTGTGTGGTTACTGAACCCTCCGTGTTCGCATGTGTTAGGTGGGTTGCAGTGAGAAGCATATTGAAGACAGACCAAAGGAAGGGATTTATTCTGAATAGTTACGAACGTCAAAAAGCCCTCCTCGCATTGTAGACAAAGTGCTCACTTCAGTGTGAGGGGGAGCCATGGTAGAGGTATTTGGAGTGAACcattggtttcacacacacacactctcatagTTCTCTGTCTTGAGTACTTCAGGTCCCTGAATTACATGCTAGATCGTGTGAAAGGGGGGTGTGGAGGAGGTTTGAGCTCTATAACGAAGGAGGCTCAttcaggaaggagaagggagcatATAGTGTTTTTGTACTTGAAAGTAAACAATAGGTTTATGATTTTTAATGAATAGAGAGGATCCGTTAAATTTTATTATGTTACTAAACTTACATGGCTAGAAGACTCCAATATTTTTTCTTGATCAATTTTTTAGTCTTACAAGACCTCTCCATCCTCTAAGTTCCCATATGATGTCATCATATTAATAGATGAATTACTTCACTTACTTTTCCCCCATATACTTCATTTGTCacttatttttggaaaatgtggCATTCTAGATTTTCCAGGTGATGGAAGCTCACTCCTTGTGCTAAtataatttacctttttttctcattctgttattCATAATAATATCTTTAATCCACAGTGGGCCAGGACACCAGATTTATTAGCATTAAACTCCAGGATGTCAGGGGTTGAAGGGGACCTAAATGTAGTTTAATCTAGCCACCTGATGCCTGAGAATTGGTTACAAAGCAGTTGATACAGGGGCCCTGAGTGACATCCTCTCTTCCTGGTGACATGAGTCCATCAACTGCCGGGAGCTAGTTTGTGATGACTTCTTTGTTTGCCGAGGAGCCCTCCCTGCTAATTTCTAGTTTTGAAACCATTTTGGAGTGTTGACTGTGTTGAAAATCTGAATGTTGTGTAGGTATCAGATTTTAATGGATTTAAAACTGCATTCATTGCATTTTGATGTTAatgtaatgaatgaaaaaatattagaGAACTAAAACTCCTTGTTTTTACTTTAAGGTCCTTATGTTATGGCCAGTGTTGCAACAAAAATTTTTCAAGAATTGGTGGAAggtgtattttacatacataacATGGGAATTGTTCACAGAGATCTAAAGGTAAGTGAGGGAGATTGAGTCAGTCTCAGGGCTGACTTGCTGTTGGTTCGTTGAATTAAATTCGTTGAGATTATATACGCTAGTTCATTTACTTTGGAGATTATCGTTACTTTTATATAAATCTTTGCTCTGTAGGTCCAGAATGTGAAAACTTAGATTGAATTTAAAAGGAGTAATCTTTGGGCAGTTGGCAATTCTAGCTGTTTTCAGGGGGTAAGTGTGCTCTGAGCACTAACGTAATGGATGATGCTAAATGTATTTAATGCTGACAAAAATACTCATATTATGTCAACCTTAGAGGTaaaatctatttctgtaattacccacttaaagaaaatttaacatgggaaatttttttcagctgttttaaaaatttaagactaTCCTAATTTTTATAAAAGACTATCAAGAAAGAGAAGATACATTTACGTCTGTGGCTGGGGTTTTAAATCGCTTACTTTTtggtaaaaaattaaatcatgggaaatgcatttaaaagaatatttaggaAGAAAGGGTCAAtgtacaaatcattttattttttgaaaaaggttCAAGAACCAGTAGTTTGTACATCTGAGACGTATCAGGTTCGGTATTTTCTGGGTCGATGTCTAGCCAGAGATGCAGTGCGAGTTCCGGAAGTTCTGGGGCACTGTGAAATTGGAGATCTTATTTCAAGAGGCAAGCTAAGTCATAATAACTGTACACAGAATTCCACATCTTCACTGGCAGATGCTTCTTCAAGAGTTGTTTGTACTTCTCACCATAAATATTTTGGATGTTTCTTTTACAAATGTCCTGTAGGGATAAGGGTTTTTGAGATAACTTTATTAGGGTTTCCCTTAGGGGGTGGAATTCTGGAAGCGTGATTCCCGCAGGTAGAACTCCTTGGTTATTGGTCAGTCTCAGGGGATAAGAGCGGGACAGTAGCCGGGCAAGAAGGGCCGTGTCTGTTAGGTTGGAGCTGCGCTGCAGGTACATGTAGAGCGGGGACTCTCCGTTTCTGGTTAACACGTTAACATCTGCTTCAAATTCGAGCAAGAGGTTGATTATTGCCTCTCTGCCTCCAAAACAAGCCTCGTGGATGGCGGTTTCACCTTCGCGGTCCTGGGCGTTGACCTCAGCTCCGTGAACTAGCAGCAGGCGGATGCAGCTCACATCGGCTGCCAGCATCCGGCCAGCCTTGCCTGAGGCCATGCACACTGCCAGCTTCAGGGCCGTGCTCCCTGTGGATGGGATGGCACAGTTCACATTGGCCCCACAGGCGATGAGCATATCCAGCATCTCCTCATTCAGGGTTTCTGCGGCCATGTGAAGGGGGGTCATGCCGGAGTCATTGAGGGCATTGACCTGGGCGCCATTTTGGGCCAGGATGGAGAGAACTAGGTGGGTCCCGTAGGTGGTGGCCAGGTGGAGCGGGGACTGCCTGTTGCTGTTCCCAGTGCGAGCATTCACCTGAGCTCCGTGCTCACACAGAATGCGGAGGCACAGGACCGCGTTGCTCTGGATGTCTGTCAGGATCCTTTGGATTCGGTTCCCCGGCTTGGTCCATGTGGTGGACGCAATTGGCCAGTGCAGGAGCATCAGGTGGAGTGTGGTGAGCCCTCTTGTGTCCCTGCAATAGGCAGTGATCACAGATCACACTACATCCTCAGTGGGGGTGGCTTTACACGAAGAACTAATGCTTATAAGAAGGcaagatttatttaaagaaaccCCCCTTAATTACtttaaagaaatgtttgaaaCTCTGTGTTGCTGTGTCATTTCTTGGGGTCTCACAGCGTTTGGGGGGACCACGGTATGCATCCCAGTGTGGAGGGGTCCAGCCTCCTATAGTGGCTCGTGTCAGCTTTGTGACTCCTGCAAGGATGGCAGCCTCTCCAAGGCtgcatttcagttatttttgtcCCAGTGTCTCACATGGTGCTGTGCTGAGTTAGTCATTCAGTAAAATTGTGTGGACTCGCGTGTGACCTGGGATTACCACTGACACGAGCTGGAAGGGGCTGCCACGCCCTTTGACCCAGTTCTCGGGGGTGCTGCATGTGCTCCTCCCCCTGACATCTTCGCACGctcgagtgtgtgtgtgtgtgtgtgtgtgtgtgtgagagagagagacagggcttGAATCTCAAGTTAGGGAGGCCAGTCTGTTTTCCATCCCTGCTCCAGCCCAGGCAGAATGAGGGTTTAACAGCCTGGTCCCCATCACCCTTACTGGAATCCCTCAGGATTGCCTCCCAAATTCCTTGATTTTGGTAGAGGAAAGGGCAGGTTTATGATGAACATCTGACCGCTCCACTGAAGTGAGAAGATGATTTTGAGTTCACCTGTTTATCGGGGGtaaggccctgggctggggacgAGGTGAAGCAGCAGGGGCCCCCCCCTTGCAGAGCTCGCGGCCACATTTGTAAGCATCCAACGTAAAGGTCTAAGTGACATGGGGGGGAGGGGCAAAGTCCTAGAAGGGGAGGGGGGCCTCCCCCAGGGCGGCCTGTGgtgggaagggtgggaagggTATCCTGAGgatccctggaggaggaggggctggaggggagggttcAGTCGTAGAAGGGCCGTGAGGAGctgcagagctggggtggggtgtgCAGGACAGAGGGGCAGGCCGGAGGTGAGAGCAAGACAGGTCGGGTGGGCCCTTCTGGAATGTGGTAAGGATTTGGggcttgattttcttttctttttttcaaaaagttttttatgagggatggtaattaggtttatttatttatttgttttttaatggagggactggggattgaacccaggaccttgtgcatgctaggcatgcactctaccactgagctataccctccccttgattttcttttaatgctgtctgtttttataccgcgtaattcttccattcattcatctgGGATTCATCGGGCACTTAGGAAGTGTCAGTCTTAGATCAGGCAGTAGGATACATTGGGGAGCAAGGTACACTTCTTTCGTGAAGCGTCCTGTCTAGTGGAGGgtagaaaacaagaaaatctgTTGGCTGTttgcattttcttgtttttcatatcTAACTTAGGTTGTTAAACTCCCTGGGGGCTGTGACCAGGACTTCATTTTCCACAACACCGTTGCTGAGTGCTTGATACCCACGATGCTTTAAGTGAGGTGATGGATTTGTGTTCTTGCGTGATTTCCAGGTTTTCAGAGGACCTCATCTAGTTAGTAAAGATACTGGTTTATTGGGAACATGATAACTGGTAGTCCATGACCCATGGAAAATGGATGAGTCCAGACGTGTAGGAAGTAGTAGGAAGGAAAAGTAACATCGAAGTTGTGTTTAAAAATGGTCAGGTGTTGGGTTAACTTACCTAACTTCGGGGTCAGCATTGTGCTCTAACAAACAGAGCAAGCTTTGTGCCCTGCGGTACTTGGCAGCCAGGTGAATGGGGATGACAGACTCCATCTCCTTCGGAGGGGGAGGAAATCAAAATACTTTACAAGTAGCCCAACgtagttagaaataaaaattctgttaGCTTGctatttcaaaggaaataattGTATTTCATATCTCCTTGGTTCAGTTTTTTTTCTGGTCTGTGCTgtgaaattttccttttcttttgcctgTTTTAAATGACCCCAAGCCAGTCAATTTTGTATGATAAAATTTGTGTTTTACATAAATGCAGATTTACCATGGCAGCACATATAACTTAAAACTTCGTAAGTTGACTCTTGTGAAGAGCTCGTTGTATAAAATTAACGGTAGCAGCTATTAAGTCCCTTAGTCCTTAAATTAACCCCCAGGGTCATTGACAGTTAGGCTTTGTGTTTTTGAAGCCTTTGCCAAAGTCATAGTATCAGTAGTGAAACCTGCATTTTCACGGTTTCAGAGTTAATGCCGCTTATGTTCTGTCTATGATCAGCAGAGCTGTTATGTGAGTTCTTAAAATACATACGTAGTGGCCTTTACAGCATGACTGCAGGATAAGGGCAGAGGGtgactttttggaaaaaaaattgaattataaagGTAAATAATTATTGTATAAAGATTTAGAAAGTGAAAAAGTATAtgtaaaaaaggggaaaaataattcGGTCACACAGACAACAATACCATGGGTATGTTTGAGAGGGTGACACTGATGTCCTTCCAGCCACACAAGCTCTAGTCTCTGCTCACACCAGTTCACGTGTGCTGATGAGGGGGGCGTCGCAGACTTACAAGAACACCACCCGGGTGTGCAGTGTGCCGGGGTGTCCTGTCCAGCCTCGGGCCGCCAGGAGGTGTCGCGAGTCCTTAAGAATTAGGGGGCATCCCTTCTGAAGCCTCTAAAAGTGACTGAGCAGAAAAAGAGGGTACCTGGTTCAGTGGTAACCTGCAGCTGGTGGAGGTGGCCAGCGTGGTCATGGGCTGGTTGACGGGGTGGCTTCTCAGGAGGTCCTGGATTGCGGCGCAGTCTTCCCTCATGATGGCCTCATAGAGTTTGGTGTGAAGTCCCGCAGGTGGGCCCTCTTCTGGGGACCTGGCACCATCAGCACCCAGCTCCCTGCTGCCTCTCTTGGTTATGTTTCCCATGAGTTAAAAGTTCGTGCAAGGACTCAGGAATTCAGGGGAAACTTGTTACAGAGAAGGGCACTTTCAGTCTCTGTGATTCTTTCAGTGTGGTTCTAGAACTAGGCTAGAATTGTTGAGAATCGTATCCATGAACACGATTCATTTTTGTATCAGAGCCAGACTTTCTCACGTGTTTCTGTGTCATGAGTGTGGTGCCAGATACAGCACAGTTCTCAGGACTTTCTACTCAGTCCCCCCAAAAATACCCAGAGTATCATCTTACCTGTaagattgtttctgttttttcttcccaTTCAGCTGTAGTTAAAAAAACCTGACAAAGCTAAAACAGAGGAATTTATATGTTCAAATAAAACATGTAAgttattacatttaaattaagaaaacctCACATTTAACCTAAATATTTTTTAGTTGTTAgtggaacccccccccccccagtataGGTGTGTTTTCTCGCTGGTAAAGGAATAGTTCCATTGGGAGATGTTTTGAGTCTGATCGTTGCTTAAATAGAGCGAAACCTATATATACCTGTAGAGTGTGATCTGGTTGTTCCTGACCGTGGCTAACAtgtaagaatcacctgggagctgtgaaaaaaaaatagtagtttTCAAAAGCTTCTCTGGTGATTCTGAGGTCCTGAGGAGCATTTATATACTAGCGTGATCTACGTCCGTGGGATAAACTGGGGACTTTTAAATAATATTGATGCCTGTATCCACCCACAGGAAtatctgatttaattggtctggggaaTGGGTTGGACGCTGAGTTTTTAAAGTTCCTCCAGTGATAAGTTAACGTGCAGctgagtttgagaaccactgctctgacTTTTAATTTGTGAGAGGCTACTTGCTCCTAAGTTGAAAACTCTTCACTGCCCCACATTTTTACTGTGTGTTTTAGAACACCAAGGAGTTGACTTGTTCTGTTTGTTTCCAgcccagaaatatttttcttcatggcCCTGATCAGCAAGTAAAAATAGGAGACTTCGGCCTGGCCTGCACAGACATCATACAGAAGAACACAGACTGGAGCAGCAGAAATGGGAAGAGTAAGTTTATGTTGGTTGTAGATTTTGTTTCTGCGTTAAAAAAAGACATGGTTGAACACTGGCCATATTTAAAGAGAAtcataaagacttaaaaaaattttttttgtccaactattttattttaaaaagctttttgggGGAGgatgattaaatttatttatttatttacttatttttaatggaggtgctgggggttgaacccaggacctcgtgcatgctaagcatgtgctctaccactgagctacaccctccccaccaagaaTCATGAAGACATCATAGCAAAGGTGAGATTTAAAAACAACAGCTGTCCTTCCCTTAGGAGCTGCAGTGCCCTGCTCAGAGCCAGGgctctccacatggacagggcTCACCTTGCAGGGCTTCATGTCTGGCTTTCCGAATTACAGGGACACCAATGCATACCTCCAGAGTGGGCACTTGTCTGTACGCATCACCCGAGCAGCTGGAAGGATCCGAGTATGATGCCAAGGTAATTGTTGTTGCCCACTTGGTGGACTTGCCCTGCAGCCAGAAGTAACAGAAAGTACAGGAAGGGCTGTGCAAGTTCCCACGTAGGGGAGATTTTGGAGATACCCGAGTCATGGTCGGTCATCTCTGACATCAAACTGCTGTAAGATGAGGCCTCACTTCTCAGCTGAATCTGACTGCGTTGCTTTTTTTAGGCTACATCACTGTGTCTGAATCCGTGGGTGTCACAGATAACTTCCCAATgagctttccttttaaaatactacTTTCCCTTGAGGAAGCTAGGAGTCCCAGAAATCTGTTTTCAGTCTTTGCTTTCAAGTTTAGGTAAGTAAATGCCTCAGGCAAGGGTGACACTCCCTCTGAAGTGGAATGAAGATACTGAAAAGTTTTAATCCGCTTTGCTCCTTGAAGAAATGTGAGAGTAAATGCTcagaacattttcttccttttgatgaATCATTCGGCTTTTTAGTGCTTAGGAAAGAGCTGCCAGAAAAACTGTGGCTGCTTCTGAACTCCTACCTGGTAAAGGCCTTCCTAAAAGACTATTTTTAGGAAGAGGATCAGATTTTATGCAGAGTTCCCTAAACTTCCCCAAGAATGCTTAACTCtgagcagaggcagagctgggactggcgTAGGTCATACTCGTGACCCCTGTAGCTGGCTCCACCCCGTGCGGGTCCCAGCTCTCTCGGGCTGGGCCAAGCCCCGACTTCAGGGTTGTATGGGGATCATCCCTGCC includes:
- the ANKRD61 gene encoding ankyrin repeat domain-containing protein 61: MGNITKRGSRELGADGARSPEEGPPAGLHTKLYEAIMREDCAAIQDLLRSHPVNQPMTTLATSTSCRLPLNQEMESVIPIHLAAKYRRAQSLLCLLEHNADPEVRDTRGLTTLHLMLLHWPIASTTWTKPGNRIQRILTDIQSNAVLCLRILCEHGAQVNARTGNSNRQSPLHLATTYGTHLVLSILAQNGAQVNALNDSGMTPLHMAAETLNEEMLDMLIACGANVNCAIPSTGSTALKLAVCMASGKAGRMLAADVSCIRLLLVHGAEVNAQDREGETAIHEACFGGREAIINLLLEFEADVNVLTRNGESPLYMYLQRSSNLTDTALLARLLSRSYPLRLTNNQGVLPAGITLPEFHPLRETLIKLSQKPLSLQDICKRNIQNIYGEKYKQLLKKHLPVKMWNSVYSYYDLACLLK